A segment of the Candidatus Poribacteria bacterium genome:
TTGGGAGTTGCCCGGCGGCGAAGGTTGGGAAGAGGAGAAAGGTGTTGGTTGGGATGTCGGTGCACGGATCGGCTCACTTCAAGAACTCACCCAAATCCAACTCGGTTTAGATGTCTCTTGGATGTCCTATATTGAGGATATTGAGGAGGAAGATGGTATTTGTCGTGTCTACGGATTTTCCGATGAAAACTTAGACATTGATGCCCTCGCAAACGATGGGTACGACTGGTTTACGAAATCCGAGTTGCAACAGCACTTCGGTGAGAGTGATGCTATTTGCAGTGCTGTTGATACATGGCAACAAGCGGATGTGATTCGGGGTAAAGGCACAGCCTGTCATCAGAGCCGACACCAGTTTGATGCCTAATTTACCTACTGGAATCGGCTTCGAGTCGCTTTTTCTGCTCTTCGAGCATCTTCTGCTGACGTTTGACGCGTTCTGGGACTAAACGTTCTCGCTGTGCCGTTGGTTTGAAATCGAGACGGTTTTTCCCTAATCCGTGCAGCACCCCTAACTCCACAGGTGAGAAATCGTCTGGATTCTCACGATTGAAATTCATCGGTTCCTTGAGGGAAACTGGCGGATTCGTGATGAAACGGGCGCGTCCGGAAGGATTCTGCGAAGCAGCGTGCAAGATGAACGGATGCAGCAGCACGACATCGCCTGCATTTCCCGTGATTTCTACAAAATCTTTGCATTTGTCAATGAGTCCGCCAAACCCGCCCGGCAACAATCCTTCTGGATGTTCATACAACCGCTGTGCAACATGCTGGACCGAATCGCACGCCACAAACGTTCCGCCACTCTGGGGATAGATATCCGACCAGACGACGATTGTGAGCAAGCCCTGTTCCGGGCTATCTAAGAAATGACGGAAGAAATCACCATCTTTATGCCATCCACCGACTTCTGGTGAAGGTGGTTGCCATGGTGTGTCCGCGCCTAACCCGAAGTTAATAATAAAACCATCACTCCACCCGGGTTTAGAATCGCCCCAAAAATTGACAATCCTGTCTTCATCGCCGAGTAGATCACAGATGGCATCCCACGCCCTCGGTGCAACGTCCTCAATCAGTACCCTGTTCATGGAAGGCAGATGAACGCGCGGTTCCTCCCAAGTCGTTGGATCGTCTGGATCATAACCGAGTCGCTTAAAAGCGAAGGCTTGCCATTCTTCTGCCAACTCGCGCGGAAAGCAGTCTTTCAGGATAACATGTCCCTTCTCAATGAAGTGGTTAATATCTTCTTGGGTAAGTGTCCTATAGGTTTTTGCCATCTTTTAATTTTTCCTTGCGGTTCGGTCGGGTGATTTGTAGGTTGAGGTTTTTCACGTAGAACCGCCCTCCATTACATTACGGGCTATCGGTTTTGAGGCTATCCGAAGAAGACCTCTGTGGTGTTGGATGAAAACCTCTTAACCAAGAACTGACAATTACTCCTTGTGGTTCTGTGCAGACGCTACAATTACTCAATACTCGCTAACAGTATTTCTACGAGTTTTGTTGCGAACTCGTCGTCATTGATGTGAGCGTCCATCTCAATAACTGTGACGTTGCTGCCGATATGCGCCTTCAGATTCTCACTCCATGCGGTGCGTGCTTCCGGAGAGTCAAAGGGTTGTCCTGTTTTGTCGATCGCCGATACGCCCTGAGTTGGAATGATAACTGTTGTAGGTCCCTGTGCCTCGTTGAGTTTACGAGCCATGATGCGTCCAAGTTCAGCGGTTTCTTCAGCGGTTGTCCGCATCAGGGTCACAGTCGGATTGTGCTGGTAAAACAACCGATCGCTGAACTGCTCTGGCACTGTGTCAGGGGGACCGAAATTCACCATGTCCAGTGCACCTGGGGCGACAACTTGTGGCAGTCCAGATTCTCCGGCAGCTTCCAACCGATCGGGACCCGCACTGAGTATCCCACCCACCAATTCGTCAGCAAGTTCTGTTGTTGTCGCGTCTAACACGCCAGCGAGAAAACCGCCTTTGACGAGATCTTCCATCGCTTGTCCACCGGTACCCGTTGCGTGAAAGACGAGGACTTCATAACCAGCGGCTTCAAGGATTTCCATCGCTTTTGTGACGCATGGTGTTGTCACACCGAACATCGTCGCGGCGATTAAAGGCTTGTCTACTATCGCCGCAGGGACTTCCGCATTCACCATCCCGACGATCGCACCAGCGGCGTTGGCAAGAATCTGCCGTGACAACCTGTTAATGCCAGCGATGTCCACAACAGAATACATCATACTTATGTCTTTGGATTGGACATACGGACTCGTGTCACCCGATGCTAAGGTTGACACCATAATTTTCGGGACACCTACTGGGACTGCCTGCATCGCCGTCGTGCCGATGGTCGTTCCTGCGGAACCACCGAGTGAGATGATCCCGTCAATTTCGCCTGCTGCCTGTTTTTCAGCAACGAGCGCAGCTGCACCTTGCGCCATCACAGCGACACTGTTACCTCGGTCGCCTTCATCTCTCAAAGCCTGGAGAGACGAACCGCCCGCTTGTGCGACTTCATCCGCAGAAACGTCCGGCGTTAATTGGGGTTCTCCCAATATACCCGTATTAATAACACACGTTGCGGTGCCGGTTGATTCTATCTGTGTTTTGATAAACGAGAATTCCAAACCCTTCGTGTCCATTGTGCCGACAATGCAAACCGTTTTCGTCATGCCCGAATTCCTCCACTATTCTATAAATTTAGGAATTACATTTTCGTGATTGTTCATGCGTCATAATCGTGATCATATTCTGCTCAATCCTGAAGTTTACCGATGTTTCATTCGCGCCCAGACCGTCGCCAACTTATTCTTAGGGTGGACAGGCAGATGAGCGTCTATAGTAAATTATATGGCGTGTTGCAAAGGGTGTCAAGGGATTTTAAAATTGACACAATTCAGGAGATGTGATACACTTAAAAAATGGCTGTCAGCAGTCGGCTTTCGGCTGTCGGTTCAGAACTTTTTGAATGACCGTCAGTCTGCTGTTTGATTCGAGCGTTTCAGAAAACTGAAAGTACCCCGACTGATAGTTGAAAGTCGATAGCCAATTTGCTATGTCAGGTTAGCGGAGGAAAATACGTGAAATCAATCGATTTTAAACAAGCAGGATTAACATCAATACAAATCTTAGTTGTCGTCATCGTTCTCGGAATTATTGGGGCAGTTCTTTTGGCACCTCGGTTGCTCGGACAGGCGGGACGGGCTTTACAGGCACAAGCCGCTGAAGACATTGAAACGCTTGGTATTGCTCTTGATAGGTATGCTAAAGATAACGGTGATTATCCTTCAACTGAA
Coding sequences within it:
- a CDS encoding phytanoyl-CoA dioxygenase family protein, whose product is MAKTYRTLTQEDINHFIEKGHVILKDCFPRELAEEWQAFAFKRLGYDPDDPTTWEEPRVHLPSMNRVLIEDVAPRAWDAICDLLGDEDRIVNFWGDSKPGWSDGFIINFGLGADTPWQPPSPEVGGWHKDGDFFRHFLDSPEQGLLTIVVWSDIYPQSGGTFVACDSVQHVAQRLYEHPEGLLPGGFGGLIDKCKDFVEITGNAGDVVLLHPFILHAASQNPSGRARFITNPPVSLKEPMNFNRENPDDFSPVELGVLHGLGKNRLDFKPTAQRERLVPERVKRQQKMLEEQKKRLEADSSR
- a CDS encoding Tm-1-like ATP-binding domain-containing protein; its protein translation is MTKTVCIVGTMDTKGLEFSFIKTQIESTGTATCVINTGILGEPQLTPDVSADEVAQAGGSSLQALRDEGDRGNSVAVMAQGAAALVAEKQAAGEIDGIISLGGSAGTTIGTTAMQAVPVGVPKIMVSTLASGDTSPYVQSKDISMMYSVVDIAGINRLSRQILANAAGAIVGMVNAEVPAAIVDKPLIAATMFGVTTPCVTKAMEILEAAGYEVLVFHATGTGGQAMEDLVKGGFLAGVLDATTTELADELVGGILSAGPDRLEAAGESGLPQVVAPGALDMVNFGPPDTVPEQFSDRLFYQHNPTVTLMRTTAEETAELGRIMARKLNEAQGPTTVIIPTQGVSAIDKTGQPFDSPEARTAWSENLKAHIGSNVTVIEMDAHINDDEFATKLVEILLASIE